From a region of the Methanoculleus receptaculi genome:
- a CDS encoding NAD(P)/FAD-dependent oxidoreductase, producing the protein MEQNTPLRRDRLTWDVIVVGAGPAGSAAARACAEEGLSTLCIEEHGTIGHPVQCAGLLSTSAFAECGVSRRSILNEVSGARMFSGLGGELLFDAGVTKAFVVDRGLLDRGMAEKAADAGAEFRLKTSAAGIRGTALLTRGVRGREEVSYRLLIAADGPRSSIARMLGFQRPQVYLAGIQAEVPCSINPRCVELHPNASPEFFGWTIPVSPNRARVGLCAREHAKEYFDSFIARYGGSVLHLVTGVIPLGVMPQTCGHRTLIVGDAAGFAKPTSGGGVYTGVRSAKHAAAVAAACCSAGAFDDEHLREYERRWREDFGRELDIGMKALRLRQRMTPEEIDRLCRALDNPDVIRTIVEHGDIDRPGSLLRKLALKPAVVRAMGILFASEVRRIITG; encoded by the coding sequence ATGGAGCAGAACACCCCTTTGAGGCGTGATAGACTGACGTGGGATGTTATCGTTGTGGGTGCAGGGCCCGCCGGGAGCGCTGCAGCACGGGCCTGTGCTGAGGAAGGGCTCTCGACGCTCTGCATCGAGGAGCACGGGACAATTGGCCATCCCGTTCAGTGCGCCGGGCTCCTTTCCACCTCTGCGTTTGCGGAGTGCGGTGTATCGAGACGCTCCATCTTAAACGAGGTGAGCGGCGCCCGAATGTTCTCTGGCCTCGGCGGGGAACTCCTCTTTGATGCAGGTGTCACAAAGGCCTTTGTCGTTGATCGCGGTCTGCTCGACCGCGGGATGGCCGAAAAAGCGGCGGACGCCGGGGCGGAGTTCCGGTTGAAGACCAGCGCGGCCGGTATCCGGGGCACCGCTCTCCTGACCCGCGGCGTTCGCGGTCGCGAGGAGGTCTCGTACCGTCTCCTGATCGCCGCCGACGGCCCGCGGAGTTCCATCGCTCGAATGCTCGGGTTCCAGCGGCCGCAGGTCTACCTTGCCGGGATCCAGGCCGAAGTCCCCTGCTCCATCAACCCGCGTTGCGTTGAGTTGCACCCCAATGCCTCGCCAGAGTTCTTCGGATGGACGATCCCGGTCTCACCGAACCGGGCCAGGGTCGGTCTATGTGCCAGGGAGCATGCAAAAGAATATTTTGACAGTTTCATCGCCAGGTACGGGGGGAGCGTGCTCCACCTTGTGACCGGGGTCATCCCCCTCGGCGTCATGCCGCAGACCTGCGGTCACCGGACACTCATCGTCGGCGACGCGGCCGGGTTTGCTAAACCCACCTCCGGCGGCGGGGTCTACACTGGCGTTCGTTCCGCAAAGCACGCGGCTGCCGTTGCGGCGGCATGCTGCTCGGCGGGGGCGTTTGATGACGAGCATCTCCGTGAGTATGAGCGCCGATGGAGGGAAGATTTCGGGAGGGAACTCGATATAGGGATGAAAGCGCTCAGGCTGCGCCAGCGTATGACGCCCGAAGAGATCGATCGCCTATGCCGTGCTCTCGACAACCCGGACGTCATCAGGACGATCGTGGAGCACGGCGACATCGACCGGCCGGGCAGCCTGCTTCGCAAACTTGCCTTAAAACCGGCAGTGGTCAGGGCTATGGGTATACTTTTCGCATCGGAAGTACGCCGGATTATTACCGGTTGA
- the cbiM gene encoding cobalt transporter CbiM, giving the protein MHIPDAFIPIGQALIYWVIALIFVALALRWARRSMGEEKVPLVAVLAAGIFAIQALNVPIPGGTSGHMVGAALAAIVLGSPYAGVFVLTLVLLVQGVIFGDGGITVMGANIINMGVIGGFIGYYGYTAVRRLISNAYAAAFIAGWASLFISAILCVVELAIAGTFPLTVGLTMMGAYHAIIGLVEGGITAIALYLIASARPDILEHPLGVGT; this is encoded by the coding sequence ATGCATATCCCTGATGCTTTCATACCTATTGGGCAGGCCCTGATCTACTGGGTAATAGCCCTGATCTTTGTTGCCCTCGCTCTCCGCTGGGCGCGGCGGTCGATGGGAGAGGAGAAGGTGCCACTCGTCGCCGTGCTCGCCGCCGGCATCTTTGCCATCCAGGCATTGAACGTCCCCATCCCCGGCGGGACGAGCGGGCATATGGTCGGTGCGGCACTTGCGGCAATCGTCCTCGGGTCGCCGTATGCGGGTGTCTTCGTCCTGACACTGGTACTCCTGGTTCAGGGGGTCATCTTCGGCGACGGCGGTATCACCGTGATGGGTGCGAACATCATCAACATGGGCGTGATCGGCGGGTTCATCGGCTACTACGGTTACACCGCGGTCAGGAGGCTGATCTCGAACGCCTACGCTGCAGCATTCATCGCAGGCTGGGCGTCGCTCTTTATCTCTGCAATCCTCTGTGTGGTTGAACTTGCAATCGCCGGCACGTTCCCTCTCACAGTCGGGCTTACCATGATGGGCGCCTACCACGCCATCATCGGTCTCGTCGAAGGGGGCATCACCGCGATAGCGCTCTACCTGATAGCGTCGGCGCGACCGGACATCCTTGAACACCCTCTGGGGGTGGGCACGTAA
- a CDS encoding PDGLE domain-containing protein yields MEAKRFVIIGIAVTLVIAIAAPFLASSNPDGLESAFFSIYGAKPFMGSDLDEEAAAAAEEEVVAVTGNDFSHQPLMPDYSIPGMDKAGEVLAIVIGTLLMLGLVFAVAKVSARPDN; encoded by the coding sequence ATGGAGGCAAAACGGTTTGTCATAATCGGCATCGCGGTCACTCTGGTGATCGCAATCGCTGCGCCCTTCCTCGCGTCGAGCAACCCCGATGGGCTTGAGAGCGCGTTCTTCAGCATATACGGTGCGAAGCCCTTCATGGGCAGCGACCTTGACGAAGAGGCTGCCGCCGCTGCAGAGGAAGAGGTGGTGGCGGTGACAGGAAACGACTTCTCGCATCAACCCCTGATGCCGGATTACAGCATACCCGGGATGGATAAGGCGGGGGAGGTGCTTGCGATCGTGATCGGGACGCTGCTCATGCTTGGGCTGGTGTTTGCGGTTGCGAAGGTCTCTGCCCGGCCAGACAATTAG
- a CDS encoding ATP-binding cassette domain-containing protein: MHLIETRELTHVYRGSIRALESVNFIAERKARIAVIGPNGAGKSTLFKHFNGILKPTSGGVLVRGEPITKENLREVRKFVGIVFQNPDDQIISPTVEQDIAFGPINLGLDEETVAHRVEEALRLLGIEDLRERAPHHLSGGEKKRVAIAGILAMEPQVLVLDEPTAGLDPQGVEDLVTFINRLPEDYGMTVIFSTHHLDLVAEMADFIYVMDRGKVMGSGTVEEVFARPELLTRAKLDVPPIPRLIRSLQENGVEIEMAYTYRDAEKAFLDAYMRER, from the coding sequence ATGCACCTGATCGAGACACGTGAACTCACCCACGTCTACCGCGGCAGCATCCGCGCCCTGGAGAGCGTGAACTTTATTGCAGAGCGAAAGGCGCGAATCGCTGTCATCGGGCCAAACGGTGCCGGGAAGAGCACGCTCTTCAAGCACTTTAACGGCATCCTCAAACCAACCTCCGGCGGGGTGCTGGTCCGGGGTGAGCCCATCACAAAGGAGAATCTCCGTGAGGTGCGCAAGTTTGTCGGGATCGTCTTCCAGAACCCGGACGACCAGATCATATCCCCCACCGTGGAGCAGGACATAGCCTTCGGCCCGATCAACCTTGGTCTCGATGAGGAGACGGTTGCTCACCGTGTCGAGGAGGCACTGCGTCTGCTCGGGATCGAGGACCTCCGCGAGCGCGCGCCGCACCACCTCTCCGGCGGCGAGAAGAAACGTGTCGCCATAGCCGGCATCCTGGCGATGGAGCCGCAGGTGCTGGTGCTCGACGAACCGACCGCGGGGCTTGACCCCCAGGGTGTCGAAGACCTTGTGACGTTTATCAACCGGCTGCCCGAGGATTACGGTATGACCGTGATCTTCTCGACCCACCATCTCGACCTGGTGGCGGAGATGGCGGACTTCATCTATGTGATGGATCGGGGAAAGGTCATGGGTTCCGGGACGGTGGAGGAGGTCTTTGCCAGACCGGAACTCCTCACCCGGGCAAAACTCGATGTGCCGCCCATACCGAGGCTGATCCGGTCGCTCCAGGAGAACGGTGTGGAGATCGAGATGGCCTACACCTACAGGGATGCCGAGAAGGCGTTCCTTGATGCATACATGCGAGAGAGATGA
- the cbiQ gene encoding cobalt ECF transporter T component CbiQ has product MIDDLYSIERSAYGKSVIHRLDARIKLLLALAAIVAIVALPYSTKVYTLGAAFLALFLLLWAASRLSPLVYLRRLALLMPFGIFLVGFQAFLKNPYYDAFHTVATLPFGLEIYAESLEFASILFVKFIVSISFIILLSSTTRMQDMIEAAGRLGLPREFTLTLGMMVRYIFVFAEMFGRIRTAMSTRCFDPMDRRLPYRYRLHQVGYTVGTMFIRSYEQGERTYTSMLCRGYGGKAGLYIRKKTLNTGEMVFAAATLGFIVLSTVMIYLHP; this is encoded by the coding sequence ATGATCGACGATCTGTACTCCATCGAGAGGTCCGCTTACGGAAAAAGCGTCATCCACCGACTGGATGCAAGGATAAAACTCCTATTGGCCCTTGCTGCCATCGTGGCCATCGTGGCGCTGCCGTACTCTACGAAGGTCTACACCCTGGGTGCCGCTTTCCTGGCTCTCTTTCTCCTTCTCTGGGCGGCATCACGCCTCTCTCCGCTGGTCTACCTCCGGAGGCTTGCTCTCCTCATGCCGTTCGGGATATTCCTGGTGGGGTTCCAGGCCTTTCTAAAGAACCCCTATTACGATGCGTTTCATACGGTTGCAACCCTGCCATTCGGGCTCGAGATCTACGCGGAGTCGCTGGAGTTTGCGTCGATCCTGTTCGTGAAGTTCATCGTCAGCATATCGTTCATCATCCTGCTCTCATCGACAACCAGGATGCAGGATATGATCGAGGCGGCAGGGAGGCTCGGTCTGCCGCGAGAGTTCACCCTCACACTCGGGATGATGGTCCGCTACATCTTTGTCTTTGCCGAGATGTTCGGGAGGATACGGACGGCGATGTCGACCAGGTGTTTTGATCCCATGGACCGCCGCCTCCCGTACCGCTACAGGCTGCACCAGGTCGGCTACACCGTGGGAACGATGTTTATACGTTCATACGAGCAGGGGGAGCGCACCTATACAAGTATGCTCTGCCGGGGCTACGGGGGAAAGGCCGGCCTCTATATACGCAAAAAAACCCTCAATACCGGGGAAATGGTCTTTGCAGCCGCCACACTTGGTTTTATCGTGCTATCAACAGTGATGATCTACCTGCACCCATAG
- the gyrA gene encoding DNA gyrase subunit A has translation MTSEQQVVPVNIEEEMKSCYIDYAMSVIIGRAIPDVRDGLKPVHRRTLYAMWEMGNTSDKPYRKSARVVGDVMGKYHPHGDAAIYDTLVKMAQPFTYRYQLVDGQGNFGSIDGDAAAAMRYTEARLTKISEELLADIDKKTVDFTPNFDGSLEEPEVLPARTPNLLINGSSGIAVGMATNMPPHNLREVCEAICRVIDNPGLSTDELMKIMPGPDFPTGGLIMGTEGIRDAYMTGRGKCVIRGVAEIEEEGRAPRIVITEIPYQVNKARLIEHIASLVHDRRIEGISDIRDESDREGMRIVIDLRRGVAPQVILNYLYKHTALESSFGIINLAIVDRQPRTLNLKEIIGEFLKHRVEVVRRRTEFDLAKARERVHILHGLLVALENIDAVVATIRASRTTEEAQKALVAKFALDEVQADAILKMQLRRLAALEQQKILDERDALAAEIERLTTILSTEANILAEIRKELRDIAARYGDDRRTRIVEAVETLEKEDLIEDKPMLVSLTASNYIKRIDLDAYRNQRRGGRGVIGMATKKDDGVERVFAASMHDHLLCFTDRGRVYWLKVYDLPEGQRTGRGKALVNLLPLAGDERVTAVIPVREFQPDRYLFFATRGGTVAKVPLDEFSRPRQTGINAIKLRHDDALVDVKMTDGNQELILTTRFGQSLRFHEDSVRPVHRNAMGVRGIRLRNGDALQSVTAVEGDHLLTITEQGFGKRTEFDEFRGHGRGTLGVRNIVADARGGTVVGSIAVYENDEIIVMSASGIVIRTKVSEISIQKRGTRGVRIMRLDDGDRVVGFTILNAEDRDEE, from the coding sequence TTGACATCTGAGCAGCAGGTTGTCCCTGTCAACATCGAGGAGGAGATGAAGTCATGCTACATCGACTACGCGATGAGCGTGATCATCGGCCGCGCCATCCCCGATGTTAGGGACGGCCTGAAACCGGTCCACCGCCGCACCCTCTACGCCATGTGGGAGATGGGCAACACAAGCGACAAACCCTACAGGAAGAGCGCCCGTGTTGTCGGAGATGTTATGGGTAAGTACCACCCCCACGGTGATGCGGCCATATACGATACGCTGGTGAAGATGGCACAACCATTCACCTACCGCTACCAGCTGGTGGACGGTCAGGGGAACTTCGGTTCGATCGATGGGGATGCCGCCGCGGCCATGCGATACACCGAGGCCAGGCTCACAAAGATCTCGGAGGAGCTCCTGGCCGATATCGATAAGAAGACGGTTGATTTCACCCCGAACTTCGATGGATCGCTCGAGGAGCCGGAGGTCCTCCCTGCACGGACACCAAACCTCCTCATCAACGGTTCAAGCGGGATTGCCGTCGGGATGGCGACAAACATGCCGCCCCACAACCTCCGCGAGGTATGTGAGGCTATCTGCCGTGTAATCGATAACCCGGGTCTCTCGACGGATGAACTGATGAAGATCATGCCGGGACCGGACTTCCCGACAGGCGGGCTCATCATGGGGACGGAGGGTATCAGGGACGCCTACATGACCGGGCGCGGGAAGTGCGTGATCCGGGGTGTCGCGGAGATCGAGGAGGAGGGCAGGGCACCGCGGATCGTCATCACCGAGATCCCCTATCAGGTGAACAAGGCACGCCTGATCGAGCATATCGCCTCCCTTGTCCACGACAGAAGGATCGAAGGGATCAGCGATATCCGTGATGAATCTGACCGGGAAGGGATGCGGATCGTGATCGACCTCAGACGAGGGGTGGCCCCGCAGGTGATCCTTAACTACCTCTACAAACACACGGCGCTTGAGTCGTCGTTCGGGATCATCAACCTGGCAATCGTCGACCGCCAGCCCCGCACCTTAAACCTCAAGGAGATCATTGGTGAGTTCCTCAAACACCGGGTGGAGGTCGTCCGGCGGAGGACCGAGTTCGATCTCGCAAAGGCCCGGGAGAGGGTACACATCCTCCACGGTCTCCTCGTCGCCCTCGAAAACATCGATGCTGTGGTTGCGACAATCAGGGCTTCCAGGACGACCGAAGAGGCGCAGAAAGCGCTTGTTGCAAAGTTTGCACTGGACGAGGTGCAGGCGGATGCCATCTTAAAGATGCAGCTCCGGCGGCTTGCGGCGCTTGAACAGCAGAAGATCCTGGACGAACGCGACGCTCTTGCGGCCGAGATCGAGCGGCTAACCACGATCCTCTCGACCGAGGCAAACATCCTCGCCGAGATCAGGAAAGAACTTCGTGATATTGCCGCCCGCTATGGTGATGACCGGAGAACCAGAATCGTGGAGGCGGTCGAGACGCTCGAGAAGGAGGACCTGATCGAGGACAAACCGATGCTGGTCTCGCTCACCGCTTCAAACTACATCAAGAGGATCGACCTGGATGCCTACCGGAACCAGAGGCGCGGTGGCCGCGGCGTCATAGGCATGGCCACAAAAAAGGATGACGGTGTAGAGAGGGTCTTTGCAGCCAGCATGCACGATCACCTCCTCTGTTTCACCGACAGAGGAAGGGTCTACTGGCTGAAGGTCTACGACCTTCCGGAGGGGCAGAGGACGGGCAGAGGCAAAGCCCTTGTCAATCTCCTGCCCCTCGCCGGAGATGAGCGTGTTACCGCGGTGATCCCGGTCAGGGAGTTTCAGCCTGACCGCTACCTCTTCTTTGCAACGAGAGGCGGCACGGTCGCGAAGGTGCCACTCGATGAGTTCTCGCGTCCGCGCCAGACCGGGATCAATGCCATCAAACTCAGGCATGACGATGCGCTGGTGGACGTGAAGATGACCGACGGCAACCAGGAACTGATCCTGACGACCAGGTTCGGCCAGAGCCTCCGGTTCCACGAAGACTCCGTCCGCCCGGTTCACCGGAACGCCATGGGTGTCCGGGGGATCAGGCTGCGCAACGGTGATGCACTGCAGTCGGTGACGGCGGTGGAGGGGGATCATCTCCTCACCATCACGGAGCAGGGTTTCGGGAAACGAACCGAGTTTGATGAGTTCCGCGGCCACGGCAGGGGCACGCTCGGTGTGCGGAACATCGTTGCCGATGCGAGGGGCGGTACGGTCGTCGGGTCGATAGCGGTCTATGAGAACGACGAGATCATCGTTATGAGCGCTTCCGGGATCGTGATCAGAACAAAGGTCTCTGAGATCTCGATACAGAAACGGGGCACGCGAGGTGTCCGGATAATGAGGCTCGATGATGGTGATCGCGTTGTCGGGTTCACGATCCTGAATGCGGAAGACAGGGACGAGGAGTAG
- the gyrB gene encoding DNA topoisomerase (ATP-hydrolyzing) subunit B yields the protein MTETYDASHITVLEGLRPVRERPAMYIGSTDTRGLHHLVYEVVDNAIDEALAGFCDLILVTINRDGSVTVEDNGRGIPVDLMPRYGRSALEIVLTVLHAGGKFDKNTYQVSGGLHGVGVSVVNALASWLDATVYRDGNIYTMQFRRGEVSRPLESRPETEDEMRARYEARYGTPAPDEIDHDQLRGTRITFQPDRSIFETVEFDYDVLDHRLRELAYLNSGLKIVLRDERTGDSVTYCFEDGIRQFVAHLGEGKEKLHDDIIYFQKSDPESLVEVEVALQYNNSYTETVFTYVNSVNTREGGTHLEGFRSAITRAINNAARRNNLIKNSDTLFRGEDVREGLAAVISTRVANPQFEGQTKMRLGNSNVRGIVDSLVYSSLTDYFEEHPKTLQAIVEKAMAAARAREAARNARELARRKSTLESTGLPGKLADCQERDPAKSELYIVEGDSAGGSAKQGRDRKFQAILPLRGKILNVEKSSEHRILKNAEIQALVSAIGTGIGDTFDAERARYHRIILMTDADVDGAHIRTLLLTFFYRYMTGLIEKGFIYIAQPPLYRVARGKQERYAYGEEELRAILADWGEKGVSIQRYKGLGEMNAEQLWSTTMDPANRILKQVRIEDAAYANAIFEKLMGENVDARRDFIRRHAKEVSNLDI from the coding sequence ATGACTGAGACCTACGATGCTTCTCACATCACGGTACTGGAAGGCCTGAGACCTGTACGCGAGCGCCCCGCCATGTATATCGGCAGCACGGATACCCGTGGGCTGCACCATCTTGTCTACGAGGTCGTGGACAACGCCATAGATGAGGCTCTCGCCGGGTTCTGCGACCTGATCCTGGTGACCATCAACCGTGACGGTTCGGTCACTGTTGAAGACAACGGTCGCGGCATCCCGGTTGACCTCATGCCCCGTTACGGCAGGAGCGCGCTAGAGATAGTTCTCACAGTGCTTCATGCCGGCGGGAAGTTTGACAAGAATACCTACCAGGTCTCCGGGGGACTCCACGGCGTCGGAGTCTCTGTGGTCAACGCCCTTGCATCCTGGCTTGATGCAACGGTCTACCGTGACGGCAACATATATACGATGCAGTTCCGGCGGGGCGAGGTCTCAAGACCGCTCGAGAGCCGCCCGGAGACCGAAGACGAGATGAGAGCACGTTACGAGGCGCGTTACGGCACCCCGGCTCCAGACGAGATAGACCACGATCAGCTCCGCGGAACCCGGATAACGTTCCAGCCCGACCGCTCGATCTTCGAGACCGTCGAGTTTGATTACGACGTGCTTGACCACCGCCTCCGCGAACTCGCCTACTTAAACAGCGGGCTTAAGATCGTCCTCCGGGACGAGCGCACCGGTGACTCGGTCACATACTGCTTCGAAGACGGTATCCGCCAGTTCGTTGCCCATCTTGGCGAGGGGAAGGAGAAACTCCACGACGATATCATCTACTTCCAGAAGAGTGATCCCGAGAGCCTGGTCGAGGTCGAGGTTGCTCTGCAGTACAACAACTCATACACGGAGACCGTCTTTACCTACGTCAACAGCGTCAACACCCGGGAGGGGGGAACGCACCTCGAGGGGTTCCGAAGCGCCATAACGAGGGCGATCAACAACGCCGCCCGCCGGAATAACCTGATCAAGAACAGTGATACCCTCTTCCGCGGTGAGGATGTCAGAGAGGGGCTTGCCGCCGTAATAAGCACCCGGGTGGCAAACCCGCAGTTTGAGGGGCAGACCAAGATGCGGCTTGGAAACAGCAACGTCCGCGGCATTGTGGACTCGCTCGTCTACTCCTCGCTCACCGACTACTTTGAGGAACACCCAAAAACCCTCCAGGCGATCGTGGAGAAGGCGATGGCGGCCGCCAGGGCCAGGGAAGCCGCCAGGAACGCGCGGGAACTTGCCAGGCGAAAGAGTACGCTTGAGTCGACCGGGCTCCCGGGGAAACTTGCCGACTGCCAGGAGCGTGACCCGGCAAAAAGTGAACTTTACATCGTGGAGGGCGACTCTGCCGGCGGTTCAGCCAAACAGGGCCGGGATCGGAAGTTCCAGGCGATCCTTCCACTGCGGGGAAAGATACTGAACGTCGAGAAGTCCTCTGAGCACAGGATCCTGAAGAACGCCGAGATCCAGGCGCTGGTCTCCGCCATCGGCACAGGCATCGGCGACACCTTCGACGCCGAACGCGCCCGCTACCACCGTATCATCCTGATGACGGACGCCGATGTCGACGGGGCGCACATCCGGACGCTCCTCCTGACGTTCTTCTACCGCTACATGACAGGGCTCATCGAGAAAGGTTTCATCTACATCGCCCAGCCACCGCTCTACCGTGTCGCCAGGGGCAAACAGGAACGATACGCCTATGGTGAGGAGGAACTCCGGGCCATCCTGGCTGACTGGGGTGAGAAGGGCGTCTCGATCCAGCGCTACAAGGGTCTTGGCGAGATGAACGCAGAGCAGCTCTGGAGCACCACGATGGATCCGGCAAACAGGATCCTCAAGCAGGTGCGGATCGAGGACGCCGCATACGCAAACGCTATCTTCGAGAAACTGATGGGGGAGAATGTAGACGCCCGGCGAGACTTCATACGCCGGCATGCAAAAGAGGTGAGCAACCTTGACATCTGA
- a CDS encoding secondary thiamine-phosphate synthase enzyme YjbQ, translating to MHRRTIQVNTHGEGEIVNLTPPVAETVSESGVREGLANIFVSGSTAAVTTIEYEPGVLSDLCRALSVIAPEGIPYAHDAAWGDGNGRSHVRAAIVGPSLTVPIIGGKLACGTWQQIVLLELDVRSQRQRTVHITVMGEEH from the coding sequence ATGCACCGCCGGACAATCCAGGTAAATACACACGGTGAGGGGGAGATCGTCAACCTCACACCGCCGGTCGCAGAGACAGTTTCCGAGAGCGGCGTGCGTGAAGGCCTTGCAAACATCTTTGTCTCGGGTTCGACCGCTGCCGTCACCACCATCGAGTATGAACCCGGCGTTCTCTCCGACCTCTGCCGGGCGCTCTCGGTCATTGCACCAGAGGGCATCCCTTACGCCCATGATGCAGCCTGGGGCGATGGCAACGGTCGTTCGCACGTCAGAGCGGCGATCGTCGGCCCCTCGCTCACCGTCCCTATCATCGGAGGCAAACTTGCGTGCGGGACATGGCAGCAGATCGTCCTCCTGGAGTTAGACGTGCGGTCGCAGCGCCAGCGCACCGTTCACATCACCGTCATGGGTGAAGAGCACTAA
- a CDS encoding UPF0147 family protein, giving the protein MASPDETIQTCIQMLQNISEDSTIPRNIRRAADSTKSVLLDESQSIGLRAATAISMIDEISNDPNMPVHARTRIWELVSQLETVPLD; this is encoded by the coding sequence ATGGCAAGTCCAGACGAAACAATACAGACCTGCATCCAAATGCTGCAGAATATCAGCGAAGATTCCACCATCCCACGAAATATCAGGCGTGCTGCAGACTCGACAAAATCTGTTCTCCTTGACGAGTCGCAGAGTATAGGTCTTCGTGCCGCAACCGCGATCTCAATGATCGACGAGATCAGCAACGACCCGAACATGCCGGTCCATGCGCGGACAAGGATCTGGGAACTGGTATCTCAACTTGAAACGGTACCTCTTGACTGA
- a CDS encoding autoantigen p27 domain-containing protein produces the protein MTVERADEVMAEYLLKGGKMLAKSCKVCGYPLFEYKGETQCVICPLLESEAPHPGSEPSAPPAPTVQIPPTAAADRERGSWVAAEIERTIVHLCERVRGEEKAEDCLTLMKAVERGARALARLGQR, from the coding sequence ATGACGGTTGAGCGGGCCGATGAAGTCATGGCCGAGTATCTTCTCAAAGGAGGGAAGATGCTCGCAAAATCCTGCAAGGTCTGCGGCTACCCCCTTTTTGAGTATAAAGGAGAGACGCAGTGCGTCATCTGCCCTCTCCTTGAGTCTGAGGCGCCTCATCCGGGCTCCGAGCCCTCCGCACCACCTGCTCCCACCGTTCAGATCCCGCCAACCGCTGCGGCCGACAGGGAGCGGGGTTCCTGGGTTGCCGCCGAGATCGAGCGGACGATCGTCCACCTCTGCGAGCGCGTCAGGGGTGAAGAGAAGGCTGAAGACTGCCTGACACTTATGAAGGCGGTCGAGCGGGGCGCGAGGGCACTCGCAAGACTCGGTCAGCGGTAA